From the Trueperaceae bacterium genome, the window TGGCGCGCGTGTAACGCAGCGAGATCCGCTTGCCGACCCCGAAGCCGCCACCCGTCCAGCCCGTGTTGACCATCCATACGCGCGGGGCGTGCGCGGCCAGGCGGCTCCGCAGCATCTCGGCGTGTTCCAGCGGCGAGAGCGGCATGAACGGAGCGCCGAAGCAGGTGCTGAACGTGGCGACGGGCTCCGTGACGCCGCGCTCCGTGCCGGCCAGCTTGGCCGTGTAGCCGTTGAGGAAGTAGTAGAGCGCCTGGGGGACCGTGAGGCGCGCGAGCGGCGGCAGGACCCCGAACGCATCGGCGCTCAGGAAGACGATGTCCCGCGGGTGGCCGCCGACGCCGGTGGGGGAGGCGTTGGCGACGAACGAGATGGGGTAGGCCGCGCGCGTGTTCTCCGTCTTGGACGTATCGGCGTAGTCGGGCTCGCGCGCGCTGTCGAGCTTGACGTTCTCCAGCACCGTGCCGAAGCGCGTGCTGGCGGCGTAGATGTCGGGCTCGGCCGCCTCGGTGAGGTTGACGACCTTGGCGTAGCAGCCGCCCTCGAAGTTGAAGACGCCGGTGCGCGACCAGCCGTGCTCGTCGTCGCCGATGAGGCGGCGCGCGGGGTCCGTGGAGAGCGTCGTCTTGCCGGTGCCCGAGAGGCCGAAGAAAAGCGTGACCTCGCCGCCCTGGCCCTCGTTGGCGGAGCAGTGCATGGGAAAGACGTCCTGGCGGGGCAGCTCGAGGTTGAGCGCGGTGAAGAGCCCCTTCTTGATCTCGCCCGCGTACTCCGTGTTGGCGACGAGCGCGAGGCGGCGCTCGAAGTCGAGCATGATCGCGGTGGTACTGCGGCAGCCGTGCCGCGCGGGGTCGGCCTTGAAGCTCGGCAGGTCGAGGACGACCCAGTCGGGCTCCTGGCGCGGCGCGACGGGTTCGCGGAACAGGTTCGTGGCGAACAAGCCGTGCCACGCGTACTCGGCTACGACGCGCACCTTCGTCGCGTAGGCCGGGTCGGCGCAGGCGGACAGGTCCTGGACGAAGAGGTCCTTGCCGACCAGGTGGTCGTTCATGTCCTCCAGCAGTCGATCGAAGTGCGCCTGGTCGACGGGCTGGTTGACGTCGCCCCACGCGACGCCCTCGCTACCGGCGTTGACGACGATGTACTTGTCCTTGGGGGAGCGGCCCGTGAACTGGCCCGTGTCGGACACGAGCGCGCCCGTGCTGGCCAGTTGCGCCTCGCCGCGTACGAGGGCCTCCTCCACGAGCTCTGGAACGTTCAGGTTGTGCCTCACCTTGGCGCCGGCGCCGAGGGTAAGGCCGAAGCGGCTGTCCCGCCATGGGCTGGGTAGGTCATGCACGCCTCGAGGATCGTCGGTCATGGGAGCTGTACCTCCGCGGGTCGAATGAGGGGCTAGTGCGGCGTCCCGCGGTCCTTGAGGCGGGTTGGCCACCCGCCACTTATACCAGCGGCGCCCACTGGGCCAGACCGCGCCCGGGCCCTACTGGTATACGGGCCTCACCATCGCAACGTCAGGCCGACCTGGAACGCGCTGCGCTGCGTGGAGAGCACCACGCCCGTGTCGACCCCGAACGTCGGTCCGAAGGAGTACGAGAGCGCCACGCCGATCTCCGGCCGCGCCGACTCGTTCATCCCGGCCGTCGGGAGGTCGACGCGGGCCGTGACGTCGAGGTCGAGCGGCCCGAGGCCGTAGGAGAGCATCACCTCGTTCGTGAGGGAGTAGGCCCCGTCCGTGCCGTCGTAGGTGCCGATGCGGTAGCTCGCGAAGAGCTCGGGGTTCAGGTAGCCGCCGAGGCGGAGCGAGACGCCGAAGGGGTGCGCGGCGTCGTCGATCAGGCTCGAGATGGCCGACGTCCTGATCTCGACGACATCCAGTCCGAGCGCTTCCTTGAGCGCGTTGGACAGCTCGCTTATCACGAAGAGGTCGATGGCCGTGTCGAGCGCGCCCTGGGCGACGGCCTGGCCGAGGCCGCCGGTCGCGACGATGCCGGAGTTCAGCTCGAACCGCCCCAGCGTGATGAGCGACATCAGCTCGGCGTCCGTGAACGACCGCACGCCCTCGCCCTCGATGTCGATGCGGGCGTCGGACGCCACGCGCGGCTGCAGGTCGAAGCGGAAGCCCCCCTCCTCACCGGGCGCCGCGACCATCTGGCCCGTGAACGCCAGCTCCACGACGAACGTCTGGCCCTCCCGCGGCGCCGCGAACGACACCCGGTTGTCGGCGCTCAAGACGCGCGACTTGTCGAACTCCGTGTGCGCGGCGACGTCCAGCTCGGGGTAGACGCCCCCGCTCCGGTTGAACGTGGCAACGGCGCGGTCGATCGTGAAGTCGCGGCCGGAGAAGCGCAGGTTGCCGCGCAGCGCGTGGGCGGTGCCGGTCAGCTTCGGGTCGGCGGCGTTGCCGCTCAGCACGAGGTCGAGCGCCGCCTCGCCCGAGCCGAGGTTGGTGGAGAGGAGCACGCGCTGGGGCGCCCGGATGGCGAGGTCGGCGAAGCGCAGGACGGACGCGGGCTCGGAGCCGCCGGCCGGCCGGGTCTGGGCGGCCGGCCCGCCGCCGGCGGGGGCCGGGGCCGGGCCGCGGGCGCCCGGATCGACGATGATCTCCGAGGCCACGACCGCTCCGCCCAGCGCGACCCCGCCTGCCTCGCCAACGAGGGTCAGGTCGGCGTCGACGAGCGCTCGAGCAACGAGCAGGGCGGGGAAGGCGACGGTCAGGCCGGTGCCACGCGCGCTCAGCTCCAGGGGGAGCAAGCTGCCGGTCAGCGCCAGCTCGCCGGCGCCCATGCGCCCGGTGGCGTCCAGACGCAGCTCGCCGGCGGCGCCCTTGGTGAGCTCGCCGCTCAGGTCCTGAACGACGCCGAAGTTGAGCAGGTCGAGGCTGCCGTCGAAACCGATGGCGACGTCCGTCAACGCGAGTGGCGCGAGCGTGAGGCGCGCGTCGCCGGCGACGCTCAGCGCGCCCTCGAGCGGCGAGACGCCGCTCAGCAGCGCGACCACGCTCAGGTTCGCCCCCGCCAGTTCGATCTCCGTGTCGGCCAGCCGGTAGCGGCTGCCGGCCAGGGCGACGTCCAACCCGGGGCTCGCGAAGCGCGCCTGCGGCGCGGCGGCGTCGCCCGAGACGTCCAGGGTGAACGTGCCGGTGGCGCCGGCGCCGATGCGCGCGAGGCTCGGCACGATCCCGAGGAGCGGCGTGAAATCGGCGTCATCGGCCGAGAGGTGGAAGTCGAAGCGGTCGAGCGAGAGCTCCCCGTGGGCCTCCCAGCTGCCGAGCCCGGCGAAGTCGGCGCGCTCCACGACCAGCTTGCCCGCGTCGAACGCGAGCGTGAGGTTGCCGATCGTCGGCACGCCGGCGCGCTCGAGGCGGACCTCCTCCGTGGCGAGGCGCAAGTAACTGCTCCCCAGGTCGGCGAAGGGGAGCTCGAAGCGCACGACGCCCGTCGTGTCGGCGGTCACGTCGCTCGGACCCACAACGGCCTGCGCGAGGAACTGCGCGGGGAAGCGCTCGAAGCGACCGAGGCCGCTCAGGCGGTTGCCGGTCAGGTTGGCCGAGACCGTGGCGCCCTTCAGCCGCAGGCTCGCGTCCAGCGAGGAGAGGGAGCCGCTCAGGTCCAGCTCCAGGCGCGAGGTGCTGCCGGCGGCCGAGATCTCCGGGCTCACGAGCTGGCCGAACACGAACTCGTCGCGCAGCTGCACGACGCCCGTGAGCGCACCCGTCAGGTAAGGCGCGCGCGCCGCGACGACCGGCAGCTTGGAGAGCTCGAGGGTCCTGAGGCGCGCTTCGAGGCGGCCGCCCCTCGGCGCGCCGGTCACGACGCTCTCGGGGAGGATGCCGGCCAG encodes:
- the pckA gene encoding phosphoenolpyruvate carboxykinase (ATP), whose product is MHDLPSPWRDSRFGLTLGAGAKVRHNLNVPELVEEALVRGEAQLASTGALVSDTGQFTGRSPKDKYIVVNAGSEGVAWGDVNQPVDQAHFDRLLEDMNDHLVGKDLFVQDLSACADPAYATKVRVVAEYAWHGLFATNLFREPVAPRQEPDWVVLDLPSFKADPARHGCRSTTAIMLDFERRLALVANTEYAGEIKKGLFTALNLELPRQDVFPMHCSANEGQGGEVTLFFGLSGTGKTTLSTDPARRLIGDDEHGWSRTGVFNFEGGCYAKVVNLTEAAEPDIYAASTRFGTVLENVKLDSAREPDYADTSKTENTRAAYPISFVANASPTGVGGHPRDIVFLSADAFGVLPPLARLTVPQALYYFLNGYTAKLAGTERGVTEPVATFSTCFGAPFMPLSPLEHAEMLRSRLAAHAPRVWMVNTGWTGGGFGVGKRISLRYTRAMLAAALSGALDGVETIEDAVFGLHVPRHVPNVPDALLTPRGTWADPAAYDAEARRLAGMFRKNFERFTADVAPDVAAAGPQG